A single window of Dermacentor albipictus isolate Rhodes 1998 colony chromosome 1, USDA_Dalb.pri_finalv2, whole genome shotgun sequence DNA harbors:
- the LOC135912441 gene encoding uncharacterized protein, whose translation MCSEGAVSAAHFGRGNRNVVEDSQDYQVMLPQLPKGRIVINTVFLHGDIRARPYRVEDYRDALDSLKVLPEVVALGAFQMNHVWAVTMKSSEAVNKLLTAATITVKGRRCLVVDPNNQDLRVKMHWVLHNVSDEDVREALAPYGEVTEVSRERWRAQGVTDKGSTTRLVNLKLKPGVKGDDIPHQLRVAGEPALLVVPGRPPLCLRCHGKGHVRRECRVPRCSRCRRFGHDESQCAPTYANVTGPIRSIDSSELVMDEAEAEETATVQHAKLEPQPTPPATASAPLQRAVTSVPGEQQPLQERQPDLSKDALHRSKKAKEGSATSTDPDAPSAMETDVTSSSNKRAHIETVKSDDPGGGLNAEEPPAKAAPVRRSPFRPKPSVPPDKREADAAPK comes from the coding sequence ATGTGCTCCGAAGGAGCGGTCTCAGCGGCCCAttttggccgcggaaacaggaatGTTGTTGAAGACAGCCAGGATTACCAAGTGATGCTGCCCCAACTGCCGAAAGGTCGGATTGTTATTAATACTGTTTTTTTGCATGGCGATATCCGTGCTCGGCCGTACAGAGTTGAGGACTACCGTGACGCCCTGGACAGCTTGAAAGTGCTCCCCGAGGTTGTCGCCTTGGGAGCTTTCCAAATGAACCACGTGTGGGCCGTAACAATGAAAAGCTCGGAAGCCGTCAACAAACTGCTAACAGCTGCAACAATTACTGTCAAGGGCCGGCGATGCCTGGTGGTTGATCCCAACAACCAAGACCTACGTGTTAAGATGCACTGGGTCCTCCATAACGTCAGCGATGAAGATGTACGCGAGGCCTTAGCGCCGTACGGCGAAGTTACGGAAGTTTCACGAGAGCGCTGGCGCGCACAGGGCGTGACAGACAAGGGCTCCACTACGCGTCTGGTGAATCTCAAGTTGAAGCCTGGTGTTAAAGGTGATGATATCCCGCACCAGCTGCGTGTCGCCGGAGAGCCTGCTTTATTAGTGGTGCCTGGAAGGCCACCGCTTTGTTTGCGCTGCCACGGAAAAGGTCACGTTCGCAGAGAGTGCCGGGTGCCACGATGCTCGCGCTGCAGGCGTTTCGGTCATGACGAAAGTCAGTGTGCGCCTACATACGCGAACGTCACAGGGCCCATAAGGAGTATTGACTCTTCTGAGCTCGTCATGGACGAGGCAGAAGCTGAGGAAACGGCGACAGTACAACACGCGAAGTTGGAACCACAACCAACGCCCCCGGCAACGGCCTCCGCCCCCTTGCAGCGAGCCGTTACTTCGGTGCCTGGCGAacagcagccactgcaagaaaggCAGCCTGACCTGTCAAAGGACGCGCTGCACCGGTCGAAAAAAGCCAAGGAAGGCTCAGCAACATCGACGGATCCCGACGCGCCGAGCGCAATGGAGACCGACGTGACTTCATCATCGAATAAGCGGGCGCACATCGAGACGGTGAAAAGCGACGACCCGGGTGGTGGCCTGAATGCCGAGGAGCCGCCTGCGAAAGCGGCACCGGTACGACGCTCACCATTCAGGCCGAAGCCCAGCGTTCCCCCAGATAAACGCGAGGCGGACGCGGCGCCGAAGTAG